The following are encoded in a window of Solidesulfovibrio magneticus RS-1 genomic DNA:
- the rpoB gene encoding DNA-directed RNA polymerase subunit beta, producing the protein MAQLTKNFGKIVKTLTIPHLLNLQIDSYELFLQKDIPPTSREDAGLEGVFRSVFPIEDFNRTASLEYVSYEIGEPKYDVPECIAKGLTFEAPLRIKVRLVVYDVDEETENRTIRDIKEQIIYFGTVPLMTEKGTFIINGTERVIVNQLQRSPGIIFEHDSGKSHTSRKVLYSCRIIPMRGSWLDFDYDHKDILYVRIDRRRKMPATILFKAMGMSRADILRYFYEVEHFTFEPHHVFRQVLPDFYRKEKAYSEIRDSEGKVIVAVDKPITKRAWRLMLEAGIEKVEVDPATLLGLFLAEDLADPATGEVMAEAGDELNADLIEKLKDAGIVELSLLHTRGVDTSSSIRDTLALDKTIDTITAQVEIYRRLRPSSPPTPEIAANFFENLFRNPDYYDLSPVGRYKINARLKVDQPLDFRTLANDDILKAVKHLTFLKDSHGPADDIDHLGNRRVRPVGELVENQYRIGLVRMERAIKERMSLQEVATLMPHDLINPKPVAAVLKEFFGTSQLSQFMDQTNPLSEVTHKRRLSALGPGGLTRERAGFEVRDVHTSHYGRICPIETPEGPNIGLIVSLTTHSKVNDFGFIETPYKVVKDGQLTGETIYLDATREIDEVIAGANAPLDENKAFINSMVGARIRGDQVVIPREQVTLMDISPSQIVSVSAALIPFLEHDDANRALMGSNMQRQAVPLLRCEQPLVGTGMEGAVAKDSGSCILAEGEGFVHYADAERIIVCYDDPAVGTDTGSAKTYELLKHHKSNQNTCFGQVPRVLVGQRVVKGDVLADGPGIRDGELALGKNLLVAFMPWCGYNYEDSILISENAVKDDTFTSVHIEEFEVVARDTKLGPEEITRDIPNVGEEMLKDLDDCGIIRIGARVAPDDILVGKITPKGETQLTPEEKLLRAIFGDKARDVKNTSLKVPPGIEGTVIDVRVFNRRSGEKDDRTRQIEDFELARLDTKEGQHAAAIAANVRRRLWPVVSGKTVFQTIKGVKKGEVLLEANHPMTQEVLEALPVKKLSGLFTSKETNEAVAEVLDEYDRHIQFIKGLYDQKREKTTEGDDLPPGVIKMVKVYVAVKRKLNVGDKMAGRHGNKGVVSCILPIEDMPFFSHGRPVDIVLNPLGVPSRMNIGQILETHLGWAGMELGRQLAEMVDSGKAMEGVRDRAKAVFDTEETTALIDGMSDDDLRDALRALKNGIVAKTPVFDGATEDELWSWLKLAGLPEDGKVTLYDGRTGEAFHRPVTVGCMYILKLHHLVDEKIHARSTGPYSLVTQQPLGGKAQFGGQRLGEMEVWALEAYGASYLLQEFLTVKSDDVGGRVKMYEKIVKGDNFLEAGLPESFNVLVKELMSLGLDVDLIQDEKKIAKAPPRR; encoded by the coding sequence ATGGCCCAGCTGACCAAAAATTTCGGCAAGATCGTCAAAACGCTGACCATTCCCCATCTGCTCAATCTGCAGATCGACTCCTACGAGCTGTTTCTGCAAAAAGATATTCCTCCCACCAGCCGGGAGGACGCGGGACTTGAAGGCGTCTTCCGTTCGGTCTTTCCCATCGAGGACTTCAATCGCACCGCCTCGCTGGAATACGTCAGCTACGAAATCGGCGAACCGAAATACGACGTGCCCGAGTGTATCGCCAAAGGCCTGACCTTCGAGGCGCCCCTGCGCATCAAGGTCCGCCTGGTCGTGTACGACGTGGATGAAGAGACGGAAAACCGCACCATCCGGGACATCAAGGAACAGATCATCTATTTCGGTACCGTGCCGCTTATGACCGAGAAAGGCACGTTTATCATCAACGGCACCGAGCGCGTCATCGTCAACCAGCTCCAGCGCTCCCCGGGCATCATCTTCGAGCACGACTCCGGTAAAAGCCACACCAGCCGCAAGGTCCTCTATTCCTGCCGCATCATCCCCATGCGCGGCTCCTGGCTCGACTTCGACTACGACCACAAGGACATCCTGTACGTGCGCATCGACCGCCGCCGCAAGATGCCCGCCACCATCCTGTTCAAGGCCATGGGCATGTCGCGCGCCGACATCCTGCGCTATTTCTACGAGGTCGAACACTTCACCTTCGAGCCGCATCACGTCTTCCGCCAGGTCCTTCCCGATTTCTACCGCAAGGAGAAGGCCTATTCCGAGATTCGCGACAGCGAGGGCAAGGTCATTGTCGCTGTGGACAAGCCCATCACCAAACGGGCTTGGCGGCTCATGCTCGAAGCCGGCATCGAGAAGGTCGAGGTCGATCCGGCCACGCTGCTGGGGCTGTTCCTGGCCGAGGACCTGGCCGATCCGGCCACCGGCGAAGTGATGGCCGAGGCCGGAGACGAACTCAACGCCGACCTCATCGAGAAGCTCAAGGACGCCGGCATCGTCGAGCTCTCGCTGCTGCACACCCGGGGCGTGGACACCTCGTCGTCCATTCGCGACACGTTGGCCCTCGACAAGACCATCGACACCATCACGGCCCAGGTGGAAATCTACCGCCGCCTGCGTCCGTCCTCGCCGCCGACTCCGGAAATCGCGGCCAACTTCTTTGAGAACCTGTTCCGCAATCCGGACTACTACGACCTGTCCCCGGTGGGCCGCTACAAGATCAATGCGCGCCTCAAGGTGGATCAGCCGCTGGATTTCCGCACCCTGGCCAACGACGACATCCTCAAGGCCGTCAAGCACCTGACATTCCTCAAGGATTCCCACGGTCCGGCCGACGACATCGACCACCTGGGCAACCGCCGGGTGCGTCCCGTGGGCGAGCTGGTCGAGAACCAGTACCGCATCGGGCTTGTGCGCATGGAGCGTGCCATCAAGGAGCGCATGAGCCTTCAGGAAGTGGCCACCCTCATGCCCCACGACCTCATCAACCCCAAGCCCGTGGCCGCGGTCCTCAAGGAATTCTTCGGCACCTCCCAGCTGTCGCAGTTCATGGACCAGACCAACCCGCTCTCGGAAGTCACCCACAAGCGCCGCCTGTCGGCCCTTGGACCGGGCGGCCTCACCCGCGAGCGCGCCGGCTTCGAGGTCCGCGACGTCCACACCTCGCACTACGGCCGCATCTGCCCCATCGAAACGCCGGAAGGCCCGAACATCGGTCTTATCGTGTCCTTGACCACCCACTCCAAGGTCAACGACTTCGGCTTCATCGAGACGCCCTATAAGGTCGTCAAGGACGGCCAGCTCACCGGCGAGACCATCTACCTCGACGCCACCCGCGAAATCGACGAGGTCATCGCCGGCGCCAACGCGCCCCTGGACGAGAACAAGGCCTTCATCAACTCCATGGTCGGCGCGCGCATTCGCGGCGACCAGGTGGTGATCCCGCGCGAGCAGGTCACCTTGATGGATATTTCGCCGAGCCAAATCGTGTCCGTTTCGGCCGCGCTCATCCCGTTCCTTGAACACGACGACGCCAACCGCGCCCTCATGGGTTCGAACATGCAGCGCCAGGCCGTGCCGCTTTTGCGCTGCGAGCAGCCGCTGGTCGGCACCGGCATGGAAGGCGCGGTGGCCAAGGATTCCGGCTCCTGCATCCTGGCCGAGGGCGAGGGCTTCGTCCACTACGCCGACGCCGAGCGCATCATCGTGTGCTACGACGATCCGGCCGTGGGCACGGACACCGGTTCGGCCAAGACCTACGAACTGCTCAAACACCACAAGTCCAACCAGAACACTTGCTTCGGCCAGGTGCCGCGCGTGCTGGTCGGGCAGCGGGTGGTCAAGGGCGACGTCCTGGCCGACGGCCCGGGCATCCGCGACGGCGAACTGGCCCTGGGCAAGAACCTGCTGGTCGCGTTCATGCCCTGGTGCGGCTACAACTACGAAGACTCCATCCTCATTTCCGAAAATGCGGTCAAGGACGACACCTTCACCTCGGTGCACATCGAGGAGTTCGAGGTCGTGGCCCGCGACACCAAGCTCGGACCTGAGGAAATCACCCGCGATATTCCCAACGTCGGCGAGGAGATGCTCAAAGACCTCGACGACTGCGGCATCATCCGCATTGGCGCCCGTGTGGCCCCGGACGACATCCTGGTCGGCAAGATCACGCCCAAGGGCGAGACCCAGCTGACCCCCGAAGAAAAGCTCCTGCGGGCCATCTTCGGCGACAAGGCCCGGGACGTCAAAAACACCTCGCTGAAGGTTCCGCCCGGAATCGAGGGCACGGTCATCGACGTGCGCGTGTTCAACCGCCGCTCCGGCGAGAAGGACGACCGCACCCGCCAGATCGAGGACTTCGAGCTGGCCCGCCTGGACACCAAGGAAGGCCAGCACGCCGCCGCCATCGCCGCCAACGTGCGTCGCCGGCTGTGGCCGGTGGTCTCGGGCAAGACCGTGTTCCAGACCATAAAGGGCGTGAAGAAAGGCGAAGTGCTTCTCGAAGCCAACCACCCCATGACCCAGGAGGTCCTGGAGGCGCTGCCGGTCAAGAAATTGTCCGGGCTTTTTACCTCCAAGGAGACCAACGAGGCCGTGGCCGAGGTGCTGGACGAGTACGACCGCCACATCCAGTTCATCAAGGGCCTCTACGACCAGAAGCGCGAGAAGACCACCGAGGGCGACGATCTGCCGCCTGGCGTCATCAAGATGGTCAAGGTCTACGTGGCGGTGAAGCGCAAGCTCAACGTCGGCGATAAAATGGCCGGCCGCCACGGCAACAAGGGCGTCGTGTCCTGCATCCTGCCCATCGAGGACATGCCCTTTTTCTCCCACGGCCGTCCCGTGGACATCGTGCTCAACCCCCTGGGCGTGCCTTCGCGTATGAACATCGGCCAGATCCTCGAAACCCACCTGGGCTGGGCCGGCATGGAGCTTGGCCGCCAGTTGGCCGAGATGGTCGATTCCGGCAAGGCCATGGAAGGCGTGCGCGACCGGGCCAAGGCGGTCTTCGACACCGAAGAGACCACGGCCCTTATCGACGGCATGTCCGACGACGACCTGCGTGATGCCCTGCGCGCGCTCAAAAACGGCATCGTGGCCAAGACCCCGGTCTTTGACGGCGCCACCGAAGACGAGCTGTGGAGCTGGCTCAAGCTGGCCGGCCTGCCCGAGGACGGCAAGGTCACCCTCTACGACGGCCGCACCGGCGAGGCTTTCCACCGGCCGGTCACCGTGGGGTGCATGTACATCTTAAAGCTCCACCACTTGGTCGACGAGAAGATCCACGCCCGTTCCACTGGCCCGTACTCCCTGGTCACCCAGCAGCCGCTGGGCGGCAAGGCCCAGTTCGGCGGCCAGCGTCTGGGTGAAATGGAAGTCTGGGCCCTGGAAGCCTACGGCGCGTCGTACCTCCTGCAGGAGTTCTTGACCGTCAAGTCCGACGACGTCGGCGGCCGCGTCAAGATGTACGAGAAGATCGTCAAGGGCGACAATTTCCTGGAAGCCGGGTTGCCCGAGTCCTTCAACGTCTTGGTCAAGGAACTCATGTCCCTGGGCCTCGACGTGGACCTCATCCAGGACGAAAAAAAGATCGCTAAGGCTCCGCCGCGGCGCTAG
- the rplL gene encoding 50S ribosomal protein L7/L12 codes for MSEITKEQVVDFIANMTVLELSQFIKELEEKFGVSAAAPAMGMMMAAPAAGEAAPAEEEKTEFDVILTNAGGNKIAVIKVVRALTGLGLKEAKAKVDELPSSIKEAVSKAEAEDAKKQLEESGATCEIK; via the coding sequence ATGTCCGAGATCACCAAAGAGCAAGTTGTCGATTTCATTGCCAATATGACCGTCCTTGAGCTCTCCCAGTTCATCAAGGAGCTCGAAGAGAAGTTCGGCGTTTCCGCCGCCGCCCCGGCCATGGGCATGATGATGGCCGCTCCGGCCGCTGGCGAAGCCGCTCCGGCCGAGGAAGAGAAGACCGAGTTCGACGTCATCCTGACCAATGCCGGCGGCAACAAGATCGCCGTCATCAAGGTCGTGCGCGCCCTGACCGGTCTGGGCCTCAAGGAAGCCAAGGCCAAGGTCGACGAGCTGCCTTCCTCCATCAAGGAAGCCGTCTCCAAGGCCGAAGCCGAGGACGCCAAGAAGCAGCTCGAAGAGTCCGGAGCCACCTGCGAAATCAAGTAG
- the rplJ gene encoding 50S ribosomal protein L10, with amino-acid sequence MQRAQKNEIIEKLRARADRAGIVVVTDFRGMTVEELTELRSKLRAAGIDYQVVKNTLARLAVKNGVHDALKDHLIENNGIAFGYEDPVVAAKVLVDYAKTSKKFSVKLACLSGKIIDAAGVAELSKLPSKPELLAMTLGTMNAVPTNFVSLFANVIRGALYALTAIKEKKEAA; translated from the coding sequence GTGCAACGTGCGCAAAAAAACGAGATTATCGAAAAACTGCGCGCAAGGGCGGACCGGGCCGGCATCGTGGTGGTCACCGACTTTCGTGGCATGACGGTGGAGGAGCTGACGGAACTGCGCAGCAAGCTCCGCGCCGCAGGGATCGACTATCAGGTCGTGAAAAACACCCTGGCCCGGCTGGCGGTGAAAAATGGCGTCCATGACGCCCTCAAGGACCATCTCATCGAGAACAACGGCATCGCCTTCGGGTACGAAGACCCCGTCGTCGCCGCCAAGGTCCTTGTGGATTACGCCAAGACCAGCAAGAAGTTCTCTGTCAAGCTCGCCTGTCTCTCCGGAAAGATCATCGACGCCGCCGGCGTCGCCGAGCTTTCCAAGCTGCCGAGCAAGCCGGAACTCCTTGCCATGACCCTTGGCACCATGAACGCCGTGCCCACGAACTTCGTCAGCCTGTTCGCGAACGTCATTCGCGGCGCGCTGTACGCCCTTACGGCCATCAAGGAAAAAAAGGAAGCGGCCTAA
- the rplA gene encoding 50S ribosomal protein L1, whose protein sequence is MAKHGKNYREAIKDIDLTAKYEVSEAMALTVQTGKAKFDETVDVALNLGVNPKYSDQMVRGAVSLPHGLGKTIRVAAFCKGDKETEAREAGADFVGGDDLIEKVKNGFLDFDSAVATPDMMASVGKIGKILGPRGLMPNAKTGTVSFDIGKAVSELKAGKVEFKVDKAGVLHVPLGKRSFGPEKLLDNFRAVIDAVMRLKPSAAKGTYLQAMALATTMGPGIKVDTQSVRKLLEG, encoded by the coding sequence ATGGCCAAGCACGGGAAGAATTATCGCGAGGCGATCAAGGACATCGACCTCACGGCGAAATATGAAGTGAGCGAAGCCATGGCCCTGACCGTTCAGACGGGCAAGGCCAAGTTCGACGAAACCGTCGACGTGGCGCTCAACCTCGGCGTCAACCCCAAGTACTCCGACCAGATGGTGCGCGGCGCGGTGTCGCTGCCCCATGGCCTGGGCAAGACCATCCGCGTGGCCGCTTTCTGCAAAGGCGACAAGGAAACCGAAGCCCGCGAGGCCGGAGCCGACTTCGTCGGCGGCGACGACCTCATTGAAAAGGTGAAAAACGGCTTCCTGGATTTCGACAGCGCCGTGGCCACCCCGGACATGATGGCTTCCGTGGGCAAGATCGGCAAGATCCTCGGCCCCCGCGGCCTCATGCCCAACGCCAAGACCGGCACCGTCTCCTTTGACATCGGCAAGGCCGTGTCCGAACTCAAGGCCGGCAAGGTCGAGTTCAAGGTCGACAAGGCCGGCGTGCTTCATGTGCCCCTGGGCAAGCGGTCCTTTGGCCCCGAGAAGCTGCTCGACAACTTCCGCGCCGTCATCGACGCCGTCATGCGCCTGAAGCCCTCGGCCGCCAAGGGCACCTATCTCCAGGCCATGGCCCTGGCCACCACCATGGGTCCCGGCATCAAGGTGGACACCCAGTCGGTGCGCAAGCTGCTTGAGGGCTAA
- the rplK gene encoding 50S ribosomal protein L11 encodes MAKKITAKVKLQLPAGSANPSPPVGPALGQHGVNIMEFCKAFNAKTMEQKGTIIPALITIYADRSFTFITKTPPASVLLVKAAKIDKGSGEPNKNKVGKVTAAQIEEIAKLKMVDMTAKDLEAACRTISGTARSMGIEIV; translated from the coding sequence ATGGCCAAGAAGATCACCGCCAAAGTCAAGCTGCAGCTCCCCGCCGGTTCGGCCAACCCGTCTCCGCCGGTCGGTCCGGCCCTGGGCCAGCATGGCGTCAACATCATGGAGTTCTGCAAGGCGTTCAACGCCAAGACCATGGAGCAGAAGGGCACCATCATTCCGGCGCTGATCACCATCTACGCCGACCGCTCCTTCACCTTCATCACCAAGACTCCCCCGGCGTCCGTGCTTCTGGTCAAGGCCGCCAAGATCGACAAGGGTTCGGGAGAGCCGAACAAGAACAAGGTCGGAAAGGTCACCGCCGCGCAGATCGAAGAGATCGCCAAGCTCAAGATGGTGGACATGACGGCCAAGGATCTGGAAGCCGCTTGCCGCACCATCTCCGGCACCGCCCGCAGCATGGGCATTGAGATCGTCTAA
- the nusG gene encoding transcription termination/antitermination protein NusG: protein MAENDGVVDEQSNARWYIVHTYSGFENRVELTLREMMRTGQDGGSIKEVVVPTEKIIELVKGEKKTSTRKFYPGYVMVKMAMDDNSWHLVQSIPRVTGFIGGKNQPTPMRDSEAQKILSLMVSRQEQPRPKYHFERGDDVRVIDGPFGGFNGVVEDVNYDKGKLRVSVSIFGRQTPVELDFVQVSKN from the coding sequence ATGGCTGAAAACGACGGCGTCGTCGACGAGCAATCCAACGCTCGCTGGTATATCGTCCACACCTACTCGGGCTTCGAGAACCGGGTGGAGCTGACGCTGCGGGAAATGATGCGCACCGGCCAGGATGGCGGCAGCATCAAGGAAGTGGTCGTCCCGACCGAGAAGATCATCGAACTGGTCAAGGGCGAGAAGAAAACGTCCACGCGCAAGTTCTATCCCGGCTACGTCATGGTCAAGATGGCCATGGACGACAATTCCTGGCACCTGGTCCAGTCCATTCCTCGGGTGACCGGCTTTATCGGGGGCAAAAACCAGCCGACCCCCATGCGCGACAGCGAGGCCCAGAAGATCCTCAGCCTGATGGTCAGCCGTCAGGAGCAGCCCCGGCCCAAGTACCACTTTGAGCGGGGAGATGATGTCCGGGTCATCGACGGCCCCTTCGGCGGGTTCAACGGCGTTGTCGAAGACGTCAACTACGACAAGGGCAAGCTTCGCGTTTCGGTCTCCATCTTCGGCCGTCAGACCCCGGTGGAACTCGATTTCGTGCAGGTAAGCAAAAATTAG
- the secE gene encoding preprotein translocase subunit SecE has product MAKDKTQAADGAEKPAKAKASSGKVREEAGKDGVSLTGRVDQAKEFFEQAKGELRKVTWPTREETVKTGIAVLVFSVVMAIYLGVVDMALSRLVALILS; this is encoded by the coding sequence ATGGCCAAAGACAAGACCCAGGCGGCCGACGGCGCGGAAAAGCCCGCCAAGGCCAAGGCCTCTTCCGGCAAGGTCCGGGAAGAGGCCGGCAAGGACGGGGTTTCCCTGACCGGCCGCGTTGATCAGGCCAAGGAATTCTTCGAACAGGCCAAGGGCGAGCTGCGCAAGGTCACTTGGCCCACCCGCGAAGAAACGGTGAAGACCGGGATCGCGGTCCTGGTTTTCAGCGTCGTCATGGCCATCTACCTGGGCGTCGTCGATATGGCCCTTTCCCGGCTCGTCGCGCTCATCCTTTCGTAA
- the rpmG gene encoding 50S ribosomal protein L33, whose product MRINVQLQCTECKRKNYATEKNKKNTTGRMELKKYCPFDRKHTVHKETK is encoded by the coding sequence ATGCGGATCAACGTCCAGCTGCAGTGCACCGAGTGCAAGCGCAAGAACTACGCCACGGAAAAGAACAAGAAGAACACGACCGGCCGTATGGAACTGAAGAAGTATTGTCCTTTCGACCGTAAGCACACGGTCCACAAGGAAACGAAGTAG
- the tuf gene encoding elongation factor Tu → MGKAKFERNKPHVNIGTIGHIDHGKTTLTAAITRLASLKGNGEYIPFDQIDKAPEEKERGITIATAHVEYQTDKRHYAHVDCPGHADYIKNMITGAAQMDGGILVVAATDGPMPQTREHILLARQVGVPQLVVFMNKVDLVDDPELLELVELEVRELLSKYGFPGDDIPVIKGSALKALEAADVNSPEAAPIFELLDACDSFIPEPKRDIDKPFLMPIEDVFSISGRGTVVTGRVERGIVTVGDEVAIIGIKDTVKTTCTGVEMFRKILDQGQAGDNVGVLLRGIKRDDVERGQVLAKPGSITPHRKFKAEVYVLNKEEGGRHTPFFTGYRPQFYFRTTDITGVVTLNEGVEMVMPGDNATFNVELIAPIAMEKGLRFAIREGGRTVGAGVVSEIVE, encoded by the coding sequence GCCTGGCCAGCCTCAAGGGCAATGGCGAGTACATTCCCTTCGACCAGATCGACAAGGCCCCCGAAGAAAAAGAGCGCGGCATCACCATCGCCACGGCCCACGTCGAATACCAGACCGACAAGCGCCACTACGCCCACGTCGACTGCCCCGGTCACGCCGACTACATCAAGAACATGATCACCGGCGCGGCCCAGATGGACGGCGGCATTCTCGTCGTCGCCGCCACCGACGGCCCCATGCCCCAGACCCGTGAGCACATCCTGCTCGCCCGTCAGGTTGGCGTGCCCCAGCTGGTCGTGTTTATGAACAAGGTCGACCTCGTTGACGACCCCGAACTTCTTGAGCTGGTCGAACTGGAAGTGCGCGAACTCCTCTCCAAGTACGGCTTCCCCGGCGACGACATCCCGGTCATCAAGGGCTCGGCCCTCAAAGCCCTGGAAGCCGCCGATGTGAACAGCCCCGAGGCCGCGCCCATCTTCGAGCTGCTCGACGCCTGCGACTCGTTTATCCCCGAGCCCAAGCGCGACATCGACAAGCCGTTCCTCATGCCCATCGAAGACGTGTTCTCCATCTCCGGCCGCGGTACCGTCGTGACCGGTCGTGTCGAGCGCGGCATCGTCACCGTGGGCGACGAAGTGGCCATCATCGGCATCAAGGACACGGTCAAGACGACCTGCACCGGCGTCGAGATGTTCCGCAAGATTCTCGATCAGGGCCAGGCTGGCGACAACGTCGGCGTGCTCCTGCGCGGTATCAAGCGCGACGACGTCGAGCGCGGCCAGGTTCTGGCCAAGCCCGGCTCCATCACGCCGCACCGCAAGTTCAAGGCTGAAGTCTACGTCCTGAACAAGGAAGAAGGCGGCCGCCACACCCCGTTCTTCACCGGCTATCGTCCCCAGTTCTACTTCCGCACCACGGACATCACCGGTGTGGTTACCCTGAACGAGGGCGTTGAAATGGTCATGCCGGGCGACAACGCCACCTTTAACGTGGAACTGATCGCCCCCATCGCCATGGAAAAGGGTCTGCGCTTCGCCATTCGCGAAGGCGGCCGTACCGTTGGCGCGGGCGTCGTTTCCGAGATCGTGGAGTAA